One Candidatus Poribacteria bacterium genomic window carries:
- a CDS encoding phytanoyl-CoA dioxygenase family protein, with amino-acid sequence MKTDQKQVTSLSPEQIDQWENDGYLLLRNVVPESAINGVRDSFARVVDGIIRELKEDGIIEDEGSELPFETRFVQVAGEHANRFGRSWRNQVATSEIFELHHAPRLVDAIGQLTGTDVIGHPVFNARPKLPGQQLTVVPWHQDSGYFGTVSETSLIPTAWIPLVPVDETNGCLQVVAGSHRLGVVNHHTEEREGKFLEVMDELIEDSRVVTCPMELGDALVFHNLTLHRSLPHTTSKEIRWAIDIRYLRDGDHPGTIYWQDPDFKWVIRSETQPVTPFAQWVEMW; translated from the coding sequence ATGAAAACAGATCAGAAACAGGTAACTTCGCTATCGCCTGAACAGATAGATCAGTGGGAAAATGACGGATACTTACTACTGAGAAACGTTGTTCCGGAATCTGCTATCAACGGTGTGCGAGATAGTTTTGCTCGCGTCGTAGATGGCATAATTCGCGAGTTGAAAGAGGATGGGATTATCGAAGATGAAGGATCAGAACTCCCTTTTGAAACGCGATTTGTGCAAGTTGCCGGTGAACACGCCAACCGCTTCGGTCGTTCTTGGCGTAACCAAGTTGCGACATCTGAAATTTTCGAGCTGCACCACGCACCGCGCCTTGTGGATGCAATCGGGCAACTGACAGGGACAGATGTCATCGGACATCCCGTCTTCAATGCGCGCCCGAAACTTCCCGGTCAACAATTGACCGTCGTCCCGTGGCATCAGGATAGCGGCTACTTCGGCACAGTCAGCGAAACTTCGCTTATTCCGACGGCATGGATACCGCTGGTGCCAGTCGATGAAACGAACGGCTGTTTACAAGTGGTCGCAGGGTCACATCGATTAGGTGTCGTCAATCATCACACAGAAGAACGGGAAGGGAAGTTTCTTGAGGTAATGGACGAACTTATTGAGGACTCTCGTGTTGTGACGTGCCCTATGGAATTAGGGGATGCCTTAGTGTTTCACAATCTGACGCTCCACCGATCCCTACCGCACACGACCAGCAAGGAAATCCGTTGGGCAATTGACATCCGCTATCTCCGTGATGGAGATCATCCAGGTACAATTTACTGGCAGGACCCCGATTTCAAGTGGGTTATCCGTAGCGAGACACAACCCGTGACACCCTTCGCGCAATGGGTTGAAATGTGGTAG
- a CDS encoding CUAEP/CCAEP-tail radical SAM protein translates to METETRIPSTMHAPGAVLLISCYELGHRPAGLTRPLRALEVAGFVPDVIDIAVEPLDVEKVKRARFIGISVPMHTALRLGVHTVQRIRQIKSDVLICMYGLYATLNADYLLSQGVDFCIGREASTQLVELVKSLVKKEQVKGQAAGFHAAKLPPLEVYAQFEDNGETRTVGYTETTHGCKHLCTHCPIPPVYKGRFFAVKRETVLGEIQKQVAEGATHITFGDPDFLNGPLHGLRILRAMHETYPNLTFDFTTKIEHILKHREYFSEFAELGCRFVISAVEALSEPVLTILEKHHTRADVEAAIDIVHGAGIALRPTWVPFTPWTTLDDYLDILQFVDTHRLVYHVDPVQYAVRLLIPPGSYLLNRPETKTLSLTLDETSFSYTWAHPDARMDGLHKTVSTLVENDARTDADALETFYRIWALAADIQGQAPPKRRKETHLPAPRITEAWFC, encoded by the coding sequence ATGGAAACGGAAACGCGAATCCCCTCAACTATGCACGCCCCCGGCGCAGTCCTCTTAATCTCCTGCTACGAACTTGGACACCGCCCCGCAGGACTTACGCGTCCACTCCGCGCTCTTGAGGTAGCGGGATTCGTCCCTGACGTAATTGATATTGCCGTTGAACCGCTGGACGTTGAAAAAGTCAAACGCGCACGATTTATCGGCATCTCGGTCCCGATGCACACAGCACTGCGACTCGGTGTTCACACGGTGCAGCGTATTCGACAAATCAAATCGGATGTTTTGATATGTATGTATGGACTTTACGCGACACTCAACGCCGATTATCTACTTTCACAAGGTGTCGATTTTTGCATCGGTCGCGAAGCGTCAACGCAACTCGTTGAGTTGGTGAAATCCCTTGTAAAGAAAGAGCAAGTTAAGGGACAGGCCGCCGGTTTCCATGCTGCGAAACTACCGCCGTTAGAGGTATATGCCCAGTTTGAAGACAACGGCGAAACGCGAACCGTTGGGTATACCGAGACAACGCACGGATGCAAGCATCTCTGTACGCACTGCCCTATACCACCTGTTTATAAAGGTAGGTTTTTTGCAGTGAAGCGGGAAACAGTGTTGGGTGAAATTCAGAAACAGGTGGCTGAAGGTGCTACGCATATTACGTTCGGCGATCCCGATTTCCTCAACGGACCGCTGCACGGGCTACGTATCCTCCGCGCAATGCACGAGACTTATCCGAACCTCACCTTTGATTTTACAACGAAGATTGAGCACATTCTGAAACATAGAGAATATTTCTCTGAATTCGCCGAACTCGGATGTCGATTTGTTATCTCTGCCGTTGAAGCACTAAGTGAACCGGTGTTAACGATCTTGGAGAAACACCACACACGCGCCGATGTTGAAGCCGCAATTGACATCGTTCACGGAGCCGGTATCGCTCTCCGGCCCACTTGGGTGCCGTTTACGCCGTGGACAACCTTAGACGACTATCTTGATATTCTCCAGTTTGTTGATACGCATCGTCTTGTCTATCACGTTGATCCGGTGCAGTATGCCGTCCGGTTGCTAATTCCGCCCGGTTCATATTTGCTCAATCGTCCAGAGACGAAAACGCTTTCGCTGACACTCGATGAAACCTCTTTCAGTTACACATGGGCGCATCCGGATGCCCGGATGGATGGACTTCATAAAACGGTCAGTACCCTCGTTGAAAACGACGCGCGAACCGATGCGGATGCTTTGGAAACCTTTTATCGGATATGGGCACTTGCTGCTGATATACAGGGACAGGCTCCGCCAAAACGGAGGAAAGAGACACATCTGCCGGCACCACGAATCACCGAGGCGTGGTTCTGCTGA
- a CDS encoding DUF169 domain-containing protein yields the protein MSEQLQELLRLETTPVAVTFHDAQPDGVSRVEKVEASGCTYWRRAAEGKTFYTEASDHYNCPIGCYTHNVELPDAQMEELESTLGLMGELGYITMEEVPSIPTRETSFKSAVYAPLADATGTPDVVIISGTPRQMMLLTEAATAAGIGTENGVMGRPTCAVIPAVIQGGRSVSSLGCIGNRVYTALSDDDFYFAFSGEHVDILVEKLETIVNANRALEEYHQQRQSEI from the coding sequence ATGTCAGAACAATTACAAGAGTTACTCAGATTGGAAACTACCCCTGTCGCGGTAACATTTCATGATGCACAACCGGATGGTGTTTCCCGTGTAGAAAAGGTTGAAGCCTCCGGTTGTACTTATTGGCGACGCGCAGCGGAAGGTAAAACCTTCTATACCGAAGCCTCCGACCATTACAATTGCCCAATCGGGTGTTATACACACAACGTTGAGTTACCGGATGCACAGATGGAAGAACTCGAAAGCACTCTCGGACTGATGGGAGAACTCGGCTATATTACTATGGAAGAAGTCCCCAGTATTCCAACACGCGAAACCTCTTTCAAAAGTGCAGTCTACGCTCCTTTAGCAGATGCGACAGGTACCCCTGATGTCGTCATCATCTCCGGCACGCCGAGACAAATGATGCTCTTAACAGAAGCCGCAACCGCTGCTGGCATCGGTACTGAAAACGGGGTCATGGGACGACCAACGTGTGCAGTCATCCCCGCTGTTATACAAGGTGGACGGAGTGTGAGCAGCTTGGGGTGTATCGGTAACCGCGTGTATACAGCACTTTCCGACGATGACTTCTACTTTGCCTTCTCCGGTGAGCACGTTGATATACTCGTCGAAAAGCTGGAGACAATTGTGAATGCGAATCGTGCGTTAGAGGAATATCACCAGCAACGCCAATCGGAGATTTGA
- a CDS encoding SDR family NAD(P)-dependent oxidoreductase: MQKVAVITGAASGIGRGLAERFAAEGMRVVITDVEEEPLAGLEVDLKAKGATVLAVRTDVSNAAEVENLAARTLDTFGAVHILCNNAGVVCSRPIWEHTLADWEWVLGVNLWGVIHGIRSFVPPMLAQGDACHIVNTASILGLVGGSGEGIYKVSKHGVVVLSETLADELAQKGANIQVHVLCPGWVRTGILDSARNRSDTLQNPKAETPPRQETIGGSRNVRAEMEAGMSPAEVAEHVYNAIQNGTFYIHTHPEHKAWIRERMERILE, encoded by the coding sequence ATGCAAAAGGTTGCCGTTATTACTGGCGCAGCGAGCGGCATCGGGCGCGGACTGGCGGAACGGTTCGCAGCAGAAGGTATGAGGGTCGTCATTACTGATGTTGAAGAAGAACCGTTAGCCGGACTTGAGGTGGATTTAAAGGCTAAAGGTGCGACCGTTCTTGCTGTTAGGACGGATGTCTCAAATGCCGCCGAGGTTGAAAACCTTGCCGCGCGGACACTGGACACTTTCGGCGCGGTGCATATCCTCTGCAACAATGCTGGCGTTGTCTGTAGTCGTCCGATTTGGGAGCATACCCTTGCCGATTGGGAATGGGTGTTGGGTGTTAACCTGTGGGGCGTGATTCACGGTATCCGCTCTTTTGTGCCACCCATGCTCGCACAAGGGGACGCATGCCATATTGTGAATACGGCTTCTATCTTGGGTTTAGTGGGAGGTAGTGGCGAAGGCATCTATAAGGTGAGTAAACACGGTGTTGTCGTACTTTCAGAAACCCTCGCCGATGAATTGGCACAGAAGGGTGCTAATATTCAGGTGCATGTACTTTGCCCCGGATGGGTTCGCACAGGTATTCTGGATTCCGCCCGGAACCGTTCGGACACATTACAAAATCCGAAAGCGGAAACACCCCCGCGTCAGGAAACTATCGGTGGTTCTCGAAACGTACGCGCCGAGATGGAGGCGGGGATGTCACCCGCAGAAGTAGCGGAGCATGTCTACAACGCTATCCAAAACGGCACCTTCTATATTCACACACATCCTGAGCACAAAGCGTGGATTCGCGAGCGTATGGAGCGTATCCTTGAATAG
- a CDS encoding Zn-dependent alcohol dehydrogenase gives MKAAVLYETDTHLKIEEFDLPRPSANQVRVRLVASGVCHSDWHVVKGDWPFVRLPVILGHEGAGVVEEIGSDVTQVQVGDHVILSWKRNCGYCEMCQKGYPNLCALPADGSGRPAIKLSGREIDQMSGLGTFGTETLVPQDAVIPIDRDMPFAQAALIGCGVMTGVGAAINTAQVAPGSSVAIFGCGGVGLNCIQGAALSGGEPIIAVDVLDNKLELGRQFGATHTVNASEGDPVEQIREITNGRGVHYAFEAIGLIGETFRQAILCTRSRGLTVFVGHAPENTPVEFDARMLMPEKMVIGSMYGTARPHVDFPRLVSLYKGGQLKLDELVTRTYPLEGINDAFEALARGEVARSVLDLT, from the coding sequence ATGAAAGCTGCAGTATTATACGAAACCGACACGCATTTAAAAATTGAAGAGTTTGACCTACCTCGTCCAAGTGCAAATCAGGTACGGGTGCGATTGGTGGCCAGCGGCGTTTGCCACTCCGATTGGCACGTCGTTAAGGGAGATTGGCCCTTCGTCAGGTTACCTGTTATCCTGGGGCATGAAGGGGCGGGTGTTGTAGAAGAGATCGGGAGCGATGTAACCCAAGTTCAAGTCGGCGATCATGTTATCCTTTCATGGAAAAGGAATTGTGGATACTGTGAGATGTGTCAGAAGGGATATCCGAATTTGTGTGCACTTCCTGCCGACGGATCAGGTAGACCTGCTATAAAATTGAGTGGACGAGAGATCGATCAGATGTCCGGATTAGGGACCTTCGGCACCGAAACACTTGTCCCACAAGATGCCGTCATTCCGATTGATAGGGACATGCCATTTGCCCAAGCCGCGCTCATCGGGTGTGGTGTAATGACGGGTGTTGGTGCGGCTATTAATACGGCACAAGTCGCGCCCGGCAGTTCAGTCGCTATCTTCGGATGTGGCGGGGTCGGACTCAATTGTATCCAAGGTGCTGCCCTTTCTGGTGGTGAACCGATTATCGCCGTCGATGTCCTCGACAACAAACTTGAACTCGGCAGGCAGTTCGGTGCTACCCATACCGTTAACGCTTCCGAAGGGGATCCGGTAGAACAGATTAGGGAGATTACGAATGGACGTGGGGTCCACTATGCGTTTGAGGCAATCGGGTTGATCGGTGAAACGTTCCGGCAAGCGATTCTCTGCACACGGAGCAGAGGCCTGACTGTTTTCGTCGGACACGCACCGGAGAACACTCCTGTCGAATTCGACGCACGGATGCTGATGCCGGAGAAGATGGTTATCGGTTCGATGTATGGGACTGCGCGCCCACATGTGGACTTCCCACGTTTGGTCTCGCTCTATAAAGGCGGACAACTCAAACTGGACGAACTTGTCACGCGCACCTACCCCTTAGAAGGGATTAACGATGCATTTGAGGCTTTGGCAAGGGGTGAAGTCGCACGGAGTGTGCTGGATTTGACTTAG
- the yjjX gene encoding inosine/xanthosine triphosphatase, producing the protein MIPMIPTKVLIGSENKVKIESTRQSFSKFFKPVEIKGLRVDSGVSVQPFNEDTFTGAKNRAEHAKRINDEQHLNANFFVGIEGGVIQLHKRWFQFTVIHILDVQHRDSFSTSGLYELPDWMVEKLLAGIELAHIIDELTQDSNTKEKQSASGFFTNGEIDRLQNYTQAITFALIPFLQDNLYFQRK; encoded by the coding sequence ATGATACCTATGATACCCACTAAAGTCTTAATCGGTTCAGAAAACAAAGTAAAAATTGAGAGTACGAGACAAAGTTTTTCCAAATTTTTCAAACCTGTGGAGATCAAAGGATTACGTGTCGATTCCGGCGTTTCCGTCCAGCCCTTCAATGAAGACACATTCACAGGTGCCAAGAATCGTGCGGAACACGCAAAGCGCATCAACGACGAACAGCACCTCAATGCCAATTTCTTTGTCGGCATCGAAGGCGGAGTCATTCAACTGCACAAGAGATGGTTTCAATTTACCGTCATCCATATATTGGATGTGCAGCACCGAGACAGTTTCAGCACGAGTGGATTGTACGAATTGCCTGACTGGATGGTAGAAAAACTTTTGGCGGGAATTGAATTAGCACACATTATTGACGAACTCACACAAGATTCCAATACAAAAGAGAAACAGAGTGCGAGCGGATTCTTTACAAACGGAGAAATAGATAGACTCCAAAATTACACACAAGCAATAACTTTTGCTTTAATCCCTTTCCTTCAGGACAACCTCTATTTTCAGCGAAAGTAG
- a CDS encoding amidohydrolase family protein — protein sequence MYPYFDVHCHIGMTVSRAPTVGQSVGRCLARMASANVIGAIPCPTGGSPQARGVLDTRAQHEIIANACRLYPERFPIGLGMAEVRHEQAGFDELDRAMQADGLVGFMCHPGLSGHSLGGELYGFLEVVAMHNGLCLLHQAGSTQNIAAYARRFPSITFIIGHVSMNKAGHLDAIEQCGKQENIWFDVAQKPEGADASWDLVHLVNNLSKDRIMFGSDLPYYDFRLVQAQIESAQIDDQTKEKIAYQNAVRLVQQFRADWVPTLTPLTPPQVYSESEMWDANGARLR from the coding sequence ATGTACCCGTATTTTGATGTACACTGTCACATTGGTATGACGGTCTCACGCGCACCGACCGTGGGTCAGAGTGTCGGACGATGTCTCGCGCGGATGGCTTCTGCCAACGTTATCGGCGCGATTCCGTGCCCAACAGGCGGCTCCCCACAGGCACGCGGTGTGCTGGATACACGTGCGCAACACGAGATAATCGCCAATGCATGCAGGCTGTATCCAGAACGCTTTCCGATTGGACTTGGGATGGCCGAAGTCCGGCACGAGCAAGCAGGTTTTGACGAATTAGATAGAGCGATGCAGGCAGATGGTCTCGTTGGATTTATGTGCCATCCGGGACTCTCTGGACATTCACTCGGTGGTGAACTCTACGGATTCTTGGAAGTGGTAGCGATGCACAATGGACTATGTCTACTCCATCAGGCAGGCTCCACCCAAAATATTGCCGCTTACGCGCGAAGGTTCCCGTCGATAACGTTTATCATTGGGCATGTTTCGATGAACAAAGCGGGGCATCTTGATGCTATCGAGCAGTGTGGAAAACAGGAGAATATCTGGTTTGACGTAGCACAGAAACCGGAAGGTGCAGATGCAAGTTGGGATCTCGTGCACCTCGTCAATAATCTCAGCAAGGATAGAATTATGTTCGGCAGCGATCTGCCGTACTACGATTTTCGGCTCGTCCAAGCACAGATCGAATCGGCACAGATTGACGACCAAACGAAGGAGAAAATTGCGTATCAGAACGCCGTGCGGTTGGTTCAACAGTTCCGCGCAGACTGGGTGCCAACGCTAACACCGCTAACACCCCCACAAGTTTACTCGGAATCTGAGATGTGGGATGCAAACGGTGCAAGATTACGCTAA
- a CDS encoding phytanoyl-CoA dioxygenase family protein, whose amino-acid sequence MDWQLETTVSDEQVEFYNKNGYITFGRIFTKEELDTLRDYVDEMIENLPEGRRPEQMDVPHFEHPFLFKYLTHPRVLEVIERFIGPDIVLWSSHFISKREHDGMAVPWHQDGVYWGKSLDPMHVITMWLAVDESKVENGCMRVIAGSHRLRDRRYEEVDRTNNLFGSEVVESDLDTSKVVNLELEVGECHFHDAWTIHNSSPNVSQKRRCGYTMRYMPASVRYPGAEWRRKHHIYLLQGEDRTDGFNTYAPVPEF is encoded by the coding sequence ATGGATTGGCAATTAGAAACGACAGTCTCTGACGAGCAAGTCGAATTTTACAACAAAAATGGGTATATCACATTTGGACGTATCTTCACGAAAGAGGAGTTGGATACACTCCGAGACTATGTGGACGAGATGATTGAGAATCTACCGGAAGGTAGACGACCAGAACAGATGGATGTACCACATTTTGAGCATCCATTTTTGTTCAAATACCTGACACACCCACGTGTGCTAGAGGTCATCGAACGGTTTATCGGACCGGATATTGTCCTCTGGTCGAGCCATTTTATTAGCAAGCGCGAACACGATGGCATGGCAGTCCCATGGCACCAAGACGGTGTCTATTGGGGCAAGTCTCTTGATCCGATGCACGTTATCACGATGTGGCTGGCAGTGGATGAATCGAAGGTTGAAAACGGCTGTATGCGCGTTATCGCTGGCAGCCACAGATTACGAGATCGCCGCTACGAAGAGGTTGATCGCACAAATAATCTCTTCGGAAGCGAAGTTGTGGAGTCAGACCTCGATACATCAAAAGTGGTTAATTTGGAATTGGAAGTCGGTGAATGCCATTTTCACGATGCGTGGACCATCCACAATTCCAGCCCGAACGTCTCACAGAAGCGGCGATGTGGCTATACAATGCGCTATATGCCTGCAAGCGTTCGCTATCCCGGTGCGGAGTGGCGGCGCAAGCACCATATTTACCTGCTGCAAGGCGAAGATAGAACAGACGGTTTTAACACCTACGCACCTGTACCGGAATTCTAA
- a CDS encoding LamG domain-containing protein, giving the protein MRGRHQKSSIFWSVISAMILMSAIQGFTAVDPETAVGVWLFNEATGDIAKDLSENAFEAKFVNDVKWVEGKFDGGLEFKSGGLVDAGISPLLNVGKENFSMMAWFKYSKTAADWHATLIEKADFAMPRHGYLLCVRGNLDPNNKGKPLFWFGLAQGAGVHLFGTSPINDGKWHHLAATADRKGAMKLYRDGKLEAERDISVHQKENEDNHKPFTIGGETGVASRSLVDGTIDEAALFNIVLTEDQVMEIAEKGLARTLGAEAVSPNNKLATTWGKIKRK; this is encoded by the coding sequence ATGAGAGGTAGACATCAAAAGTCAAGCATTTTCTGGTCTGTTATAAGTGCTATGATACTCATGTCCGCGATACAAGGCTTCACCGCAGTTGACCCCGAAACCGCGGTGGGTGTTTGGCTTTTCAATGAAGCAACTGGTGATATTGCCAAAGATTTGTCGGAAAACGCGTTTGAAGCGAAGTTCGTCAATGATGTGAAGTGGGTTGAAGGTAAATTTGATGGAGGATTGGAATTCAAAAGTGGTGGCTTAGTTGACGCTGGCATTTCGCCACTTCTGAACGTTGGAAAAGAAAATTTCTCTATGATGGCATGGTTCAAATATTCTAAGACTGCCGCCGACTGGCACGCAACTCTTATTGAAAAGGCTGATTTCGCCATGCCGAGACACGGCTACCTCTTGTGCGTTCGCGGGAACCTTGATCCAAACAACAAAGGGAAACCGCTGTTTTGGTTCGGATTGGCGCAAGGAGCAGGTGTTCACCTCTTCGGCACGTCACCCATCAACGATGGGAAGTGGCACCATCTCGCCGCAACCGCTGACCGAAAAGGTGCGATGAAATTATACCGTGATGGGAAACTGGAGGCTGAAAGAGATATTTCTGTGCACCAAAAAGAGAATGAGGATAACCATAAACCTTTCACGATTGGCGGTGAAACCGGTGTTGCCTCCCGAAGTCTTGTAGACGGAACAATAGATGAAGCCGCACTCTTCAACATTGTGTTAACAGAAGATCAGGTAATGGAGATCGCTGAAAAAGGGCTTGCACGGACATTAGGGGCAGAAGCTGTTTCACCAAACAATAAATTGGCTACCACTTGGGGAAAAATAAAAAGAAAATAA
- a CDS encoding glycerate kinase, with translation MKIVVAPDSFKGSVSALEAACAIEQGLRRVFPDAVIEKIPMADGGEGTVQSLVDATGGHIQTHRVVAPLENEVDAQFGILAGGETAVIEMASASGLTLVPADKRNPLRTTTYGTGQLIRAALEAGCRRLIIGIGGSATNDGGAGMAEALGVRLLDADGNRIPRAGAGLGQLASIDITSLHPAIAETETVVACDVNNPLTGPDGASHVYGPQKGATPEMIETLDGHLAHFDSVLTRTLGKSFNDVPGAGAAGGLGAGLMAFLNAELQLGVDIMIDAVNLEERVKGAFIVFTGEGQLDFQTAFGKTPVGVAKVAKAHNIPVIAIAGGIAEGAEAVYDAGIDAMLGIVQEPMSLEDAVGDASRLIADTAEQAARLIRIGKGELFK, from the coding sequence ATGAAAATTGTAGTTGCGCCTGATTCATTCAAAGGGAGCGTCAGCGCCCTTGAAGCCGCGTGTGCAATCGAGCAGGGACTCCGTCGCGTGTTTCCCGATGCCGTTATTGAAAAAATCCCGATGGCGGACGGTGGCGAAGGAACGGTGCAATCGCTCGTTGATGCCACCGGTGGGCACATTCAAACACATCGTGTGGTTGCGCCGCTCGAAAACGAGGTTGATGCGCAATTCGGTATCCTTGCAGGTGGAGAAACCGCTGTCATTGAGATGGCATCTGCCTCCGGTCTCACACTTGTTCCAGCAGATAAACGTAATCCACTTCGCACGACGACTTATGGCACCGGACAACTTATCCGCGCTGCTTTGGAAGCCGGATGCAGGCGGTTAATCATCGGTATCGGTGGAAGTGCTACGAACGATGGGGGTGCTGGCATGGCGGAGGCACTCGGTGTGCGATTGCTGGATGCAGACGGAAATCGGATTCCACGGGCGGGTGCGGGGCTTGGACAATTAGCGTCGATAGATATAACGAGTTTACACCCCGCTATCGCAGAAACCGAAACTGTCGTTGCGTGTGATGTCAACAACCCTTTAACCGGTCCCGATGGCGCGTCGCACGTTTATGGACCGCAGAAGGGTGCCACGCCTGAAATGATTGAAACCTTGGATGGACATCTCGCGCATTTTGACTCGGTTTTAACGCGTACGCTCGGAAAGTCTTTCAATGATGTTCCGGGCGCGGGCGCGGCTGGTGGATTAGGTGCAGGGTTGATGGCGTTTCTCAACGCGGAATTGCAGCTCGGTGTCGATATTATGATTGATGCCGTTAACCTTGAAGAACGGGTGAAAGGTGCCTTCATCGTTTTTACCGGTGAAGGGCAACTGGACTTTCAGACAGCGTTTGGGAAAACACCGGTCGGTGTTGCAAAAGTCGCGAAGGCACATAATATCCCTGTTATTGCGATTGCTGGCGGTATCGCTGAAGGGGCTGAGGCGGTTTACGACGCAGGTATTGATGCAATGTTAGGCATCGTCCAAGAACCGATGTCTCTTGAAGATGCCGTCGGAGACGCGTCGCGGTTGATCGCTGACACGGCAGAACAAGCTGCACGGTTAATTAGAATTGGCAAGGGTGAACTTTTTAAGTAG
- a CDS encoding sulfatase-like hydrolase/transferase gives MSSQPNILFMIADDHRWDAIGGMGDPTVKTPTLDSLMTRGTTFRQTHIMGSLVGAVCVPSRAAVLTSANLFRSGGNQLNPDLAVWPQVMREAGYHTFFSGKWHNDRQTFTNSFDEGAKIFFGGMSDQYKVPVFDFDPTGKYPNDDRYIGEKFSTELFTDAAVQFIENYDETDPFFLYLSFTSPHDPRTAPGEYATMYPPEDIPVPENFVPEHPFDNGEMRIRDEVLAPFPRTPEIVQQHIADYYGMITHMDAEMGRVLSTLEATGHLNNTIVIYTADHGLAVGQHGLLGKQNLYNHSIRVPSIFAGPGVPEGVTVDALTYLYDVFPTVCDLTGVECPDTTEGQSLVPLMEGCVDRVRATVFAAYRDIHRTISDGRWKLIRYYVSEETGKGTDCIQFFDLEQDPWETTNLADLPEHADLIRSLAADMQMWQIETDDFMKDTPVLPM, from the coding sequence ATGTCCTCACAACCGAATATTCTTTTCATGATCGCCGACGACCATCGGTGGGATGCCATTGGCGGCATGGGCGACCCGACCGTGAAAACACCCACACTGGATTCACTCATGACGCGTGGAACGACTTTCCGCCAAACACACATCATGGGTTCCCTCGTTGGTGCGGTCTGTGTCCCAAGCCGTGCGGCTGTCCTTACCAGCGCGAACCTGTTTCGTAGCGGTGGAAACCAGCTTAACCCCGATTTGGCGGTTTGGCCACAGGTCATGCGCGAGGCGGGGTATCATACATTTTTTAGCGGCAAATGGCACAACGACCGACAAACGTTTACCAATAGTTTTGATGAGGGTGCTAAGATCTTCTTTGGTGGCATGAGCGATCAATATAAAGTACCCGTTTTCGATTTCGATCCGACAGGAAAATATCCGAATGACGACAGGTACATTGGAGAAAAGTTTTCTACAGAATTGTTTACAGATGCCGCCGTGCAATTTATAGAAAACTACGACGAAACGGATCCATTTTTCCTCTACCTCTCATTTACTTCACCACACGATCCGAGAACAGCACCCGGAGAATACGCGACGATGTATCCACCAGAGGATATACCTGTCCCGGAAAACTTCGTTCCAGAACACCCATTCGACAATGGCGAAATGCGTATCCGAGACGAAGTATTAGCACCATTCCCACGCACCCCTGAGATCGTTCAACAACACATCGCCGATTATTACGGGATGATTACCCACATGGATGCTGAAATGGGGCGCGTGCTCAGCACATTGGAAGCCACCGGACACCTCAATAACACAATCGTCATCTACACCGCCGACCACGGGCTTGCCGTTGGACAACACGGACTGCTTGGCAAACAGAATCTCTACAACCACAGTATTCGCGTCCCATCAATATTCGCGGGTCCAGGAGTTCCAGAAGGCGTAACAGTCGACGCGTTGACCTATCTGTACGATGTCTTTCCCACTGTCTGCGACCTGACCGGTGTTGAATGCCCGGATACGACTGAAGGACAGAGTTTAGTGCCTCTAATGGAAGGCTGTGTAGATCGGGTACGAGCGACAGTCTTCGCGGCGTATAGAGACATCCATCGCACTATCAGCGATGGACGTTGGAAACTCATCCGCTATTATGTCTCCGAAGAAACCGGTAAAGGCACAGACTGCATCCAATTTTTCGATTTAGAGCAGGATCCTTGGGAGACGACGAACCTTGCCGATCTGCCTGAGCATGCTGACCTCATCCGCTCACTTGCTGCGGATATGCAAATGTGGCAAATCGAGACGGACGATTTCATGAAAGACACGCCGGTATTGCCAATGTAG